The DNA region GTCAACCCTCGGTCTAGTCAAGCGTTCGCGTGAGTCATCCTCTCGTCGACGGCCACGCCGCCAACTCTCAAGGTGTCAACCGGAGCGGGTCAAGATCAGGTTCGGGCTGCTCGACACCCCCCACAAGACGAAGCCTGTTGCTCGCCAAGGCGAAAGGTCGTCGGCGGGATGGTTGCATCCTGGGGAGGTGCCCGCGCCGACGACCTTCGGCGTGCCTCAGCTTACCCGGTTACGTTGGAGCGGCATTTGTCAGGGAGCGGGCCGTCGGCGAGCACGGACCCGGCGGCGGACCGCTCCATAACGCATCTACCCTCCGCGATCGGGAACGCTCGCACGTCGTGCCGACCACCTGGACTAGTCAGTCCACCAGTCGCGCTCGCCCTCGACGTCGCCGCGCGGGTTCTCGCCGAGATTGGGGGCGCCGATGACGATCAGCTCGAGGCCGTCCGGCCCGGCCTCGTAGCCGCGCCACGTGCCGGGCGGCACACGGACCGCATCCCACTCCCTGAGCTCGACGACCTCCTCGCCGAGCTTCATCCTGCCGCTCCCGCGCACCGCGACGTACACCTCTTCCTGCCTGCTGTGCGTGTGGCCATACGGGAACCGGTAGCCGGGCGGGATGCGCTGGTAGCAGAGGCCCGATCGCTCGAGCTCGAGCATGACGGTCGCCAACCGGAACTCGAGGTCGGGCGAGCCGTCGAACCTCGGCCCGACGTCCTCAGGGTCGCGCTTCAGATTCAGGCGCGTGAACGGCATGGCCTCGATCCTACAAGCGCGGTCGCTCACTCGATGAACACGAGTGGCCAGGCAAGCACCGCACCCGCTGCCCAGACGACGGGCGCGGCGTGGGACAGGTGCCCGAGGTAGCCGTTGGAGCCGGCGACGGCCACGCCCACTCCGACGTAGACCGCCCAGACGAGGTAGGTGATCAGGTGGTGGATGACGTGTGCGCGGGCCCGCCGCCTCCGGGACCGAGCTCGTCGGCGCGGCGCGTGGGGGTGGGCCGGGGACACAGCCACAGCCCGTATCTACCCAACTGCCCGGCTCGGTAGACTCTGGCTCGGGCGGGCAGCTTCGAAGCATGGGGGGCGGTATGGCGATGGTGTGGCCGACGAGTCGGTTC from Gaiellales bacterium includes:
- a CDS encoding cupin domain-containing protein, whose translation is MPFTRLNLKRDPEDVGPRFDGSPDLEFRLATVMLELERSGLCYQRIPPGYRFPYGHTHSRQEEVYVAVRGSGRMKLGEEVVELREWDAVRVPPGTWRGYEAGPDGLELIVIGAPNLGENPRGDVEGERDWWTD